The following nucleotide sequence is from Pasteurella multocida.
GGTCACGGGATCACACACGGACATCGCATGCCAAGTATCACCATGATAGCCCGAACGAATCGTAGCAAATTTATAGCGCTGTGTTTCGCCTTTAGCATGTTGATATTGCACTGCCATTTTCATCGCCACTTCCACGGCGACCGAACCACTATCGGCAAAGAAAATTTTATCCAAACTTTCCGGCAAGATGTTGACCAGTTGCTTCGCCAGTTCTACCGCTGGTTGGTGCGTTAATCCACCAAACATCACATGACTCATTTGACTCAGTTGTTGCGTGACAGCGTGGTTTAAACGGGGGTGATTATAGCCATGAATCGCTGACCACCACGATGACATGCCATCAATCAATTGCTGACCGTTTTTTAACTGGATATACACGCCTTCGGCACGTTCTACTGCAAATAAGGGAAAATCCGCATTTAACGCCGCATAAGGGTGCCAAATATGTTGTCGATCACATTCTAAAAGTTGCTGCTCATTCATCGTTTCACCTCGGTTGTGAATCGCCCTTTCAACTGGCGTAAATTCACGCAAATACTTACATAAACGGAATAACTTGTTATAATCGCCAAGCATTCGGCTTTTCAAGCCCATTATTCTAACTTAAAAAGATGATTTATCACTATGAATATATTAGAAAAAAAAGCACAACTGAGTTACTGGCAACGGATTAAAATTGCCTTTCAATATGTGATGCCACAACTTTATTTAACACGTCTCGCAGGCTGGTTTGCAAAACAGCAATGGGGTGCTGTCACACATTTTGTGATTAAATTATTCGCGAAAAAATACCATGTGGATATGAGTGAAGCTGCAAAACCAAATTTCAGCGACTATGCGAGCTTTAATGAATTTTTTATCCGTCCATTAGCGGACAATGCCCGTCCAATTAATCAAAATCCTACCGCACTTTGTTTACCGGCAGATGGTCGTATTAGTCAGTTAGGACACATTGAGCAGGATTTATTGCTACAAGCCAAAGGACATTATTTCAGCTTGAACGATTTGTTAGCTGGCGACGAGGCGCTCGCTCATCATTTTAAAGATGGCGAATTTGCCACCACCTACCTCTCACCACGCGATTACCACCGTGTGCATATGCCTTGTGATGCCACTTTATGCAAAATGATTTATGTGCCTGGTGACTTATTCTCAGTCAATCCATTTTTAGCCGAACACGTGCCAAACTTATTTGCACGTAATGAGCGCGTGATCTGCGTATTCGATACCGAATTTGGTAAAATGGTCCAAATTTTAGTCGGCGCAACCATTACCGCGAGTATGAGCACCGTGTGGGCAGGCGTGATCAACCCGCCTCGTCCAGAAAAAATCACCACCTGGACCTATGAAGGAGAAAGTGCAGTCAAATTACTGAAAGGACAAGAAATGGGCGCCTTTCAATTGGGCTCGACGGTGATCAATTTATTTGAAAAAGATCGTGTGCAACTGGCATCTCATTTACAAGTGGATAGCCCAGTACGTATGGGTGAAATTCTTGCCCACCAAAAATAATTTTTAACCACAATAGGAAAAACAATGAGTCAACAATTTTTCGACCAAGTGTCATTAGAAAGCCTTTCAGCGAAAGGAAGCTACGGTATCGGTTTACAAATCGGTCAACAATTATTAGAAAGCCAACTTGAAGTGAGCGCCGAAGCCGTCGCGAAAGGGATCTTTGATGTGTTAAATCAAAATCCACCAGCACTTGAGTTAAATGAAGTGAGTCATGCCCTACAGACTTTGCAACAACAAGCCACTGAAGCACAACAAGCGAAATTCAAAGAAATTGAAGCCGTTGGTGCACAATTCTTAGCTGAAAACGCGCAAAAAGCGGGGGTAAATACTACGGAATCTGGTTTAC
It contains:
- the asd gene encoding archaetidylserine decarboxylase (Phosphatidylserine decarboxylase is synthesized as a single chain precursor. Generation of the pyruvoyl active site from a Ser is coupled to cleavage of a Gly-Ser bond between the larger (beta) and smaller (alpha chains). It is an integral membrane protein.), whose translation is MNILEKKAQLSYWQRIKIAFQYVMPQLYLTRLAGWFAKQQWGAVTHFVIKLFAKKYHVDMSEAAKPNFSDYASFNEFFIRPLADNARPINQNPTALCLPADGRISQLGHIEQDLLLQAKGHYFSLNDLLAGDEALAHHFKDGEFATTYLSPRDYHRVHMPCDATLCKMIYVPGDLFSVNPFLAEHVPNLFARNERVICVFDTEFGKMVQILVGATITASMSTVWAGVINPPRPEKITTWTYEGESAVKLLKGQEMGAFQLGSTVINLFEKDRVQLASHLQVDSPVRMGEILAHQK
- a CDS encoding FKBP-type peptidyl-prolyl cis-trans isomerase; the encoded protein is MSQQFFDQVSLESLSAKGSYGIGLQIGQQLLESQLEVSAEAVAKGIFDVLNQNPPALELNEVSHALQTLQQQATEAQQAKFKEIEAVGAQFLAENAQKAGVNTTESGLQYEVLVAGEGQIPAREDKVRVHYTGTLIDGTVFDSSVKRGQPAEFPVNGVIAGWIEALSMMPVGSKWRLTIPHNLAYGERGAGASIPPFSTLVFEVELLAIL